Proteins encoded in a region of the Paenibacillus wynnii genome:
- a CDS encoding TetR/AcrR family transcriptional regulator, translating to MARRAVEQELSRERILESARHLFITKGYRAISMRSIGQHLGYSHGSLYYHFKEKAELFYAIVVEDFNHVANLLSQAMNKPPEEGMTRVEQLLMEFIKFGIDHPYQYEIMFMIRDEELLAYCRAEQGRCFELFSSIVRRHMKEEGYVAEDWQSVPLTLFLSAHGFISYYIQDKVSFEDVKQAAVSHIKVLCRSL from the coding sequence ATGGCAAGAAGAGCAGTGGAACAGGAGTTGTCGAGGGAAAGGATATTGGAGTCGGCTAGGCATCTGTTCATTACCAAAGGGTACCGGGCCATTTCAATGCGCAGTATCGGACAGCATTTGGGATACAGCCACGGCTCCTTGTACTATCATTTCAAGGAAAAAGCAGAATTATTCTACGCTATTGTTGTCGAGGATTTCAATCATGTAGCTAACCTGTTATCCCAAGCTATGAACAAACCTCCCGAAGAAGGTATGACTCGGGTCGAGCAGTTGCTCATGGAGTTTATTAAATTTGGAATTGATCATCCGTATCAATATGAGATCATGTTCATGATTCGCGATGAAGAGCTGCTTGCTTATTGTCGGGCTGAACAGGGTCGATGTTTTGAACTATTTTCAAGTATAGTACGCCGTCATATGAAGGAAGAAGGATATGTAGCCGAGGATTGGCAGAGTGTACCGCTGACGTTGTTTTTATCTGCCCACGGATTTATATCCTATTACATTCAGGATAAAGTCTCCTTTGAGGATGTAAAACAAGCTGCTGTATCTCATATCAAAGTACTTTGCCGCAGTCTGTAG